A stretch of Candidatus Nitrosotenuis cloacae DNA encodes these proteins:
- a CDS encoding sulfite exporter TauE/SafE family protein: MEEVLTQLGEFSPLLVAGLGLSIGLQHAFEPDHVAAVGTQVSKGRFLHKSTRHMMTSGAIQSSILGAFWGAGHTTTLVLVGLLVYAFAVQIQQQVFSGLELIVGVMLVFLAVTTILNKKIISPSHRHPHEHEDGTIHYDEHEHFDVNHKHGHKSYLIGCIHGLAGSGSLVVLTAATLSNVTMVLSFILIFGIGSILGMTLVSGLIGLPFVFSAKAVKISRMLRYAAGAFSLVIGANIIYSIGIAENLFAP, translated from the coding sequence ATGGAGGAAGTTCTAACACAGTTGGGTGAGTTTTCGCCTCTTTTGGTTGCGGGCCTTGGTCTGTCCATCGGGCTGCAACACGCATTTGAGCCGGATCACGTTGCGGCCGTAGGCACGCAGGTCTCAAAGGGAAGATTCCTCCACAAGTCGACAAGACACATGATGACGTCTGGCGCCATACAGTCCTCGATTCTTGGCGCGTTCTGGGGTGCAGGACACACGACCACCTTGGTACTGGTGGGTCTGTTAGTCTATGCCTTTGCCGTGCAAATACAGCAACAAGTGTTCTCAGGCCTTGAGCTGATCGTGGGAGTGATGCTGGTGTTTTTGGCAGTTACGACCATTCTAAACAAGAAGATAATATCGCCAAGTCACAGACATCCGCATGAACACGAAGACGGAACCATTCATTATGATGAGCATGAACATTTCGACGTAAATCACAAGCACGGGCACAAATCGTACCTCATCGGGTGCATACATGGACTTGCCGGCAGCGGAAGCCTGGTCGTGCTCACCGCGGCAACGCTCAGCAACGTGACTATGGTTCTAAGCTTCATCCTGATATTTGGAATTGGATCTATTCTTGGGATGACGTTGGTCAGCGGATTGATAGGGCTTCCGTTTGTATTCTCAGCAAAAGCAGTAAAAATCAGCCGCATGCTGCGCTATGCCGCAGGAGCATTCTCGCTGGTCATTGGCGCAAACATCATTTACAGTATAGGAATAGCCGAAAATCTGTTCGCACCCTAA